Proteins from one Nicotiana tabacum cultivar K326 chromosome 23, ASM71507v2, whole genome shotgun sequence genomic window:
- the LOC107806805 gene encoding uncharacterized protein LOC107806805: protein MKVTQKEKDSEKIICWDHQMRSSSSGSPFGLQNRALPKLMVSLILFVSATYIVYTLKLVDVSSKPCNSNDIVFTRNSLLLHSSSFNSPKSIQPLIVNDEEKTGLEHIVFGIAASAKLWEKRKDYIKLWWKPEEKMRGIVWLDKPVKTVKDDRGALPELRISGDTSRFSYTNRQGHRSAIRISRIVSETLRLGMENVRWFVMGDDDTVFVTDNLVRILNKYDHNQYYYIGSLSESHLQNIYFSYSMAYGGGGFAISYPLAKALEKMQDKCIQRYPGLYGSDDRMQACMAELGVPLTKEIGFHQYDVYGNLFGLLASHPIAPLVTLHHLDVVEPIFPNVTRVQALQRLTVPMKLDSAGLMQQSICYDRANGWTVSVSWGFAVQIFRGILSPREIEMPSRTFLNWYKRADYTAYAFNTRPVARNPCQKPFVFYLSHAKMDPYNNQTVSQYTRHRVPHPACKWKMADPADVDRIQVHKKPDPHLWDRSQRRNCCRVLRSKAKSMVVDVGVCREGEVSEV, encoded by the exons ATGAAAGTGACCCAGAAAGAAAAAGATTCAGAAAAAATCATCTGTTGGGATCATCAGATGAGAAGTTCTTCTTCTGGGTCACCATTTGGTTTACAAAATCGAGCTTTGCCTAAATTAATGGTGTCGCTTATCCTCTTTGTTTCTGCCACTTATATTGTTTACACTCTCAAGCTTGTTGATGTTTCCTCTAAACCCTGCAACAGCAACGACATCGTTTTCACTCGTAACAGTCTACTCCTTCATTCCTCTTCCTTTAATTCCCCTAAGTCGATCCAGCCCTTAATTGTTAACGATGAAGAAAAAACGGGGCTTGAACATATAGTTTTCGGCATTGCAGCGTCAGCAAAGTTgtgggaaaaaagaaaagattatATAAAGCTATGGTGGAAACCGGAGGAAAAAATGAGAGGTATTGTTTGGTTAGATAAACCGGTAAAAACGGTAAAAGATGACCGGGGAGCGTTGCCGGAGCTGAGAATCTCCGGCGATACTTCCCGGTTTTCGTACACGAACCGACAAGGTCACCGGTCGGCGATACGAATATCGAGAATTGTTTCGGAGACTTTAAGGTTAGGGATGGAAAATGTGAGGTGGTTTGTAATGGGAGATGATGATACAGTTTTTGTAACCGATAATTTAGTGAGGATTTTGAATAAGTATGATCATAATCAGTATTATTATATTGGGAGTTTAAGTGAGAGTCATTTgcagaatatttatttttcttatagTATGGCATATGGGGGTGGTGGATTTGCTATTAGCTATCCTTTAGCTAAAGCTCTTGAGAAAATGCAAGATAAGTGTATTCAAAGGTATCCTGGGCTTTATGGTTCTGATGATAGAATGCAAGCTTGTATGGCTGAACTTGGTGTTCCTCTCACTAAAGAAATCGGTTTTCACCAG TATGATGTGTACGGGAACTTATTCGGGCTTCTAGCATCACATCCAATAGCACCATTAGTGACATTGCACCATCTTGACGTGGTGGAGCCAATCTTTCCTAATGTGACTCGAGTGCAAGCTTTACAGCGTCTTACAGTTCCAATGAAGCTTGATTCGGCTGGTCTTATGCAACAATCCATTTGCTACGACAGAGCTAATGGTTGGACCGTGTCAGTATCATGGGGATTTGCAGTTCAAATATTCCGTGGCATTTTGTCTCCCCGGGAAATAGAAATGCCGTCAAGGACCTTCCTGAATTGGTATAAAAGAGCAGATTATACTGCATATGCTTTTAACACGAGGCCAGTTGCGAGGAACCCATGTCAAAAACCTTTTGTGTTTTATTTATCCCATGCCAAAATGGATCCTTACAACAACCAAACAGTGAGCCAGTATACTCGTCATCGAGTTCCTCATCCAGCATGCAAGTGGAAGATGGCAGACCCTGCTGATGTTGATCGCATTCAGGTTCATAAGAAGCCTGACCCACATCTATGGGATCGG TCTCAAAGGAGGAACTGCTGCAGAGTCTTACGCTCAAAGGCGAAAAGCATGGTGGTGGATGTCGGTGTCTGTAGGGAAGGTGAAGTCAGTGAAGTATGA
- the LOC107786483 gene encoding uncharacterized protein LOC107786483 isoform X2: MAFSGQLLPHILWSKPEFRHSRSILPLKANYEPVKILSQRKLDIQSIKRKSNCLVTFSMSHPDNGTSPSSPSETIKKFYSSINNNDLNQLALLISEDCFFDDFSYTRPFKGRKEALKLLEKLTTCMGKNTKFCIEQIYEGVDLTTVVNWHLEWKKKQVPFTRGCSCYELSRDGEQLIIKKAQVIIESPIKPGSFALDVFQTVISVFDTFPEASRLFLMNPQVVQTIYDMALKPSIGPIIAWYRKLWSITVTVLTLIYKLFLYIIEMFHK, encoded by the exons ATGGCATTTTCAGGCCAACTTCTCCCACATATTTTATGGTCCAAACCAGAGTTTAGGCATAGCCGGAGCATCCTTCCGTTAAAGGCTAACTATGAACCAGTCAAAATACTATCACAACGAAAACTTGATATACAAAGCATCAAGAGAAAATCAAACTGTTTGGTCACATTTTCAATGTCACATCCCGATAATGGCACGAGTCCATCTTCTCCATCCGAAACAATCAAGAAATTCTACTCTAGCATCAACAACAACGACCTGAACCAACTAGCACTACTCATATCTGAAGATTGTTTCTTTGATGATTTCTCCTATACTCGACCATTCAAAGGGAGAAAG GAAGCTTTGAAACTTCTGGAGAAACTAACCACATGCATGGGTAAGAACACAAAGTTCTGCATTGAACAAATTTATGAAGGAGTTGATCTTACAACTGTGGTAAACTGGCACTTAG AGTGGAAGAAGAAACAGGTTCCTTTCACAAGAGGCTGCAGCTGCTACGAGTTATCAAGAGATGGTGAACAACTAATTATAAA GAAAGCTCAGGTAATCATTGAATCGCCAATCAAACCAGGAAGCTTTGCTTTG GACGTGTTCCAGACGGTCATTTCAGTGTTTGATACTTTCCCTGAGGCATCAC GGTTGTTCTTGATGAATCCCCAAGTGGTACAAACTATCTACGATATGGCACTCAAGCCAAGCATAGGTCCAATTATTGCCTGGTACCGCAAGCTATGGAGTATCACAGTCACCGTTCTTACACTTATTTACAAGTTATTCCTTTACATTATAGAGATGTTCCACAAGTAG
- the LOC107786483 gene encoding uncharacterized protein LOC107786483 isoform X1, with the protein MAFSGQLLPHILWSKPEFRHSRSILPLKANYEPVKILSQRKLDIQSIKRKSNCLVTFSMSHPDNGTSPSSPSETIKKFYSSINNNDLNQLALLISEDCFFDDFSYTRPFKGRKEALKLLEKLTTCMGKNTKFCIEQIYEGVDLTTVVNWHLEWKKKQVPFTRGCSCYELSRDGEQLIIKKAQVIIESPIKPGSFALDVFQTVISVFDTFPEASRMLISLIFFILSPTREENILNGTKNISYAGLFLMNPQVVQTIYDMALKPSIGPIIAWYRKLWSITVTVLTLIYKLFLYIIEMFHK; encoded by the exons ATGGCATTTTCAGGCCAACTTCTCCCACATATTTTATGGTCCAAACCAGAGTTTAGGCATAGCCGGAGCATCCTTCCGTTAAAGGCTAACTATGAACCAGTCAAAATACTATCACAACGAAAACTTGATATACAAAGCATCAAGAGAAAATCAAACTGTTTGGTCACATTTTCAATGTCACATCCCGATAATGGCACGAGTCCATCTTCTCCATCCGAAACAATCAAGAAATTCTACTCTAGCATCAACAACAACGACCTGAACCAACTAGCACTACTCATATCTGAAGATTGTTTCTTTGATGATTTCTCCTATACTCGACCATTCAAAGGGAGAAAG GAAGCTTTGAAACTTCTGGAGAAACTAACCACATGCATGGGTAAGAACACAAAGTTCTGCATTGAACAAATTTATGAAGGAGTTGATCTTACAACTGTGGTAAACTGGCACTTAG AGTGGAAGAAGAAACAGGTTCCTTTCACAAGAGGCTGCAGCTGCTACGAGTTATCAAGAGATGGTGAACAACTAATTATAAA GAAAGCTCAGGTAATCATTGAATCGCCAATCAAACCAGGAAGCTTTGCTTTG GACGTGTTCCAGACGGTCATTTCAGTGTTTGATACTTTCCCTGAGGCATCACGTATGTTGATTTCTTTAATATTCTTTATACTTTCACCAACAAGAGAAGAAAATATTCTCAACGGGACAAAAAACATTTCCTATGCAGGGTTGTTCTTGATGAATCCCCAAGTGGTACAAACTATCTACGATATGGCACTCAAGCCAAGCATAGGTCCAATTATTGCCTGGTACCGCAAGCTATGGAGTATCACAGTCACCGTTCTTACACTTATTTACAAGTTATTCCTTTACATTATAGAGATGTTCCACAAGTAG